GTTCAAGAATCAGACTCTGAAGAGGATCTGGTTGATCCTCCTGAACCTAAACTAGGTTTGGTTGATTCTGTGACACTGTACCCTCGGGGTCTATGTGTTCAAGAATCAGACTCTGAAGAGGATCTGGTCGATCCTCCTGAACCTAAACGAAGTTCAGTTGATTTGGTGGAACTGTACCCTCCGGGTCTTTGTGCTCAAGAATCAGAATCTGAAGAGTATTTTCTGGTTCCTTCAGAACCTAAACAAGGTCTGGTTGATGCAGTGAAACTGTACTCTCCAGGTTCAATCGTTCCTGATCCAGAGCATGAATATGAATGGGATTTGGTGGATTATGTGGAACTTTATCCCGCAGGTCCAAGCGTTCCTAAACCAGACCCTGACAAGTATCCAGATGATCCTCCTGAACGCAAATTGAATGTGGTTGATTCGTTGGAACTGTGCGCCTGGGGTTCAAGCTTCCCTGAGCCACAACCTGAAGTAAATCTGTTTGATTCGATAGAGTTGTGTGCCCCAGGTGAAAGCGTTCCCAATCCATACCTTGAAAGGTATGTGGCTGATTTAAAACAATCTGAAGTGGAATCTGAGCTTTTAAGCTTGGAAAACTACGTCCCTCTAAATGTGTTCCAACTGGAGCAACGTTTGAAGAATTGCAAACAGCAGCAGAGTCATGTGACTAACATCTGGACCAGGCTCTTCATCGGAGATGAGTAAGTCTCCAACATAACTTCTTTCCTGTCTTTGTTCTGTCAtgtgtgtctctggagcacagaagaaGTCATAAGAGCTCACTTCATGACAAGGAGACAACTTGTTGATTTAagatgattttctcagtatttgaATTTTTGATTGCTCGTATATTCTGAATGCTTAACCCAGTAACCTGTTCTTGTGCAGAGAGATCGCCACGGACCGAGATGCTCTGCGGGAGATGTGCATCACTCACATCCTCAACGCCGCAGCCCCAAAGAAAGACCTGAAGTACCTCCTGGGAAGATGTTCTAAAGACGACGTCGCAGGATCGGTCAATACAGGGTCCATATATTACAGAGGCTTGCACATCAATTATTACGGCTTGCCTACCGCTGACAGACGCTGTTCAGACATCAGCAAGTACTTCAGACCGGCTGCTAAATTCATTGACAAGGCCCTGCGAAAGCGAGCGAGTAagctgatgcacacacacacacacacatcttttaTCAAGCTCTTTGCAGTCTAGGAATGAGTGTTTGACTGTCGTTCTGTTGTCTTTCCTCAGATAAGGTGCTGATTTGCTGCAAGCAGGGTGTGGAGCACTCGGCCACTCTGTTACTGGCGTATCTGATGATCTACCATGACATAATGCTGGAGGAAGCCATCGATTACGTCATAAAGTGGAGACGCATCGAGCCCTCCAGAGACTTCCTGGAGAAGCTGATGCTTCTCAACGCTGACCTTGTGCAGAAGCGCAAACTCAAGCTGCAGGACATGAaagcagggaaaaaaaagaaaagatggcagctaaaaaaaaagtagagagTGCATAGGAAAAATGctcacaaaaagcaaaaaaaaatgagagtagtgtacaaaactgtacaaattagaaagttattatttttcattatgtttttattatgttttagaaTTTTGAATTATGTTGAGTTTTAAGATTAATGGTAATGTCTGTAAAATTACCAGATTCTCTGAAATGAGCCGGCAGAATGTGCCTTTTactttttcatgtatttatttcttgcACTCTAGATGAGGAAGTGCACagttaaaataagttattgatcagataagtaaaaaatatgaaataaaaaaatgtaaataatgaaatagtaagaaaaaaagtaaaaaatataaaacaaaaaaagtaatgtaaataatgtaatagtaataaaaacagtaaaaatataaaataaaaaaatgtaaataatgaaataataataaaaaaagtaaaaatataaaagaaaaaatgtaaataatgaaatagtaataaaaaagtaaaaatataaaataaaaagtaatgtaaataatgtaatagtaataaaaaagtaaaaagaaaaaaatgtaaataatgaaatggtaataaaaacagtaaaaaatataaaagaaaaaatatcaaataaagaaatagtaaaaaaagtccaaaatataaaataaaaaaatgtaaataatgtaatagtaataaaaaaagtaaaataaaatataaaaaagtaatgtaatagtaatagtaataaaaaacagtaaaaaatataaaataaaaaaatttaataatgaaatagtaataaaaaagtaaaaaatataaaataaaaaaatgtaaataatgaaatggtaataaaaaaagtaaaaaaataaaacaaaaaagtaatgtaaataatgtaatagtaataaaaaagtaaaaatattaaataaaaaaattcaataatgaaatagtaataaaaagtaaaaaaaaaaaaaaaaaaaaaagaatgtaaataatgaaatggtaataaaaacaaaaaaaatataaaataaaaaaaaaattaaataatgaaatagtaataaaaaaagttaaaaatataaaataaaaaaatgtaaataatgaaatggtaataaaaaagtaaaaaaatataaaacaaaaaagtaatgtaaataatgtaatagtaataaaaaagtaaaaaataaaatataaaaaaagtaatgtaatagtaatagtaataaaaaaacagtaaaaatataaaataaaaaaatttaataatgaaatagtaataaaaaagtaaaaatataaataaaaaaatgtaaataatgaaatggtaataaaaagtaaaaaaataaaacaaaaaagtaatgtaaataatgtaatagtaataaaaaaagtaaaaaatattaaataaaaaaattaaataatgaaatagtaataaaaaaagtaaaaaaaaaaaaagaatgtaaataatgaaatggtaataaaaaataaattaaaaaaattaaataatgaaatagtaataaaaaaaagtaaaaaatataaaataaaaaaatgtaaataatgaaatggtaataaaaaagtaaaaaaatataaaacaaaaaagtaatgtaaataatgaaatagtaataaaaaagtaaaaataaaatataaaaagtaatgtaatgtaatagtaataaaaaagtaaaaaaatgtaaataatgaaatggtaataaaaacagtaaaaaatataaaataaaaaaaaattaaataatgaaatagtaataaaaaagtaaaaatataaaatgaaaaaaatgtaaataatgaaatggtaataaaaagtaaaaataaaatataaaaagtaatgtaatgaaatagtaataaaaaaacagtaaaaatataaaataaaaaaattaaataatgaaatagtaataaaaaaagtaaaaaatataaaacaaaaaagtaatgtaaataatgaaatggtaataaaaacagtaaaaataaaaatgaaaaaaattaaataatgaaatagtaataaaaaagtaaaaatataaaataaaaaatgtaaataatgtaatagtaattaaaaaagtaaaaaataaaatataaaaagtaatgtaatgtaatagtaataaaaacagtaaaaaatataaaataaaaaaattaaataatgaaatagtaataaaaacagtaaaaaatataaaatgaaaaaaatgtaaataatgaaatggtaataaaaaaaagtaaaaatataaaatgaaaaaaattaaataatgaaatagtaataaaaaaagtaaaaatataaaataaaaaaatgtaaataatgtaatagtaataaaaaaagtaaaaataaaatatgaaaaagtaatgtaatgaaatagtaataaaaacagtaaaaaaatataaaataaaaaaataaataatgaaatagtaataaaaaaagtaaaaaaaaaaaaatgtaaataatgaaatggtattaaaaacagtacaaaatataaaataaaaaaattaaataatgaaatagtaattaaaaaagtaaaaatataaaataaaaaaatgtaaataatgtaatagtaataaaaaagtaaaaataaaatataaaaaagtaatgtaatgtaatagtaattaaaaaaagtaaaaataaaaaaaaaaaattaaataatgaaatagtaataaaaaagtaaaaataaaaaaaatgtaaataatgaaatggtaataaaaacagtaaaaatataaaataaaaaaattaaataatgaaatagtaataaaaaagtaaaaatataaaataaaaaatgtaaataatgaaatggtaataaaaacagtaaaaatataaaataaaaaaattgtaaataaaaaagtaaaaaaaaatgcaataaaaaaatatacaaactatATCTCTGTGAGCAAAATCAGACATTGTTCAAACTCAAtctcaataaaatattaaaaacaatatatagttgtcattgtttcttatttttgaaTTCCATCATTCATTAATCGGTATATGACATGCTTGATATAATACTTCTTTTCTGAgaacaaataaagtaataataattaagtaataataaaaattaaaattaacagattaaaaaaattttttcattagacttttccatttccatttgaagcattttaatcttttcatttatatacttattttttgttttagttattttctgtgctacatgatctttcagaaatggtgctcaagaaacattatctattcatattttcatttgtggtaAATGATGCATgaacattcaaaatatgtttttcataagATTCAATCCAtcaataatgttataaaatatctctatttcaaataaacactgaagacaggagtaatgatgctgaaaatagtgtgtgtgtgtgtgtgtgtgtgtgtgtgtgtgtgtgtgtgtgtgtgtgtgtttttcacacACCTTACAAGAGCACAACCTCGCCAACtacctgtgagtgtgtgtgtgtgtgtgtgtgtgtgtgtgtgtgtgtgtgtgtgtgtgtgtgtgtgtgtgtgtttcagtctgATGGTGGAGTGTGTGGATGTTCATCAGTCAGCTGTGGGTTAATAAaggtttaaatgtcatttacagcCTGAAGGAAACACTAGAAAACGTTTGATCAGCATCTAATCAAATCATCAATTAATGAAGATTACAGCTTTAATTGAGGTTAAATTGTGAAGCACAGAATGTGTGTAATCGTGTTACTGCAGCGGGACACATGAGCCTGAACATCCGTCTGGAGATTAATATCCTCATATCATCTGCAtcattctgctgctgtgtgtgtgtgtgtgtgtgtgtgtgtgtgtgtgtgtgtgtgtgtgtgtgtgtgtgtgtgtgtgtgtttgagagagagagagagagattactTTGTGAatcgtgtgagtgtgtgtatccATGTTTAAATATGAGTGTGCACATTTGTGAGCGTGCTTATGattgtatgcatgcatgtatttgagctttagtgtgtgtgtgtgtgtgtgtgtgttgtttgtgcgggcttgtgagagtgtgtgtgggctGATTTTGTGTCTCATCCAGTGTTCATGGCTCTTCATGTGCacccattcatttcatttattttattttatttttttaccgaTAAGCACTGCAGGTCTCAAGAATACACTTCCATGCATTTTTCCTTCTTCAGAAACACTCCTGAACTTTTACAGCAGGAACACATATTCACAGATGATTCTTCCTCGAGCTCGAATCTCTTTCATTTCTTCACATGCTGTAGAGCATTGACTTTTTCATAACTGACAAATTGTTCAACATTAACATTGTTCATGTTTCTGTAATTGTTCTGCAGCTGACTCAATATGACTCAATATTAATAGCCCCAGTATGAATATTACCATCAGCACTGTGTGAATGTTCATGACTccttcattgtgtgtgtgtgtgtgtgtgtgtgtgtgtgtgcatggctggatgtgtgtgtgcgtgcgtgggTGGGTGGATGGGCGgttgtgcgtgcgtgtgtgtgtgtgtgtgtgtgtgtgtgagatgaacTCTGCAGCATCAGTGATCAGTGAAACCGGTGAAGAAGAGGAGAAGCTGCTGAAGGTCTGCTGGTGATCATCTTCCACCGCCGGCACACACACTGATAAACACAGAGCGACAGGACGGGGGCGCCTGACATTTCCTGTagcgtgaatgtgtgtgtgtgtgtgtgtgtgtgtgtgtgtgtttgtatggaaGAGCTCCATATGGTGTttagcagcacacacacacgtgactCCTGACATGCAGTTTCTGTGTCacttctgtctgtgtgtttctgcctGATGACACctcgtgtctgtgtgtgtgtgtgtgtgtgtgtgtgtgtgtgtgtgtgtgtgtgtgtgtgtgtgtgtgtgtgtgtgtgtgtgtgtgtgtgtgtgtgtgtgtttgtgtgtgtgtgtttgtgtgtgtgtgtgtgtgtgtgtgtgtgtgtgtgtgtgtgtgtgtgtgtgtgtgagagagcagcAGATGGTGTTCAGTGCTGGACATGTGACGCATCAGAGGAGCGTTTAGGATTCACATTCACTTCTGTAGCTCAcaatcagatgtgtgtgtggaggCTGCAGTCTCTTTATAGTCACACACTCACTTTTACACACTCTCACTCGTactctcacatgcacacactcactctcacacttaCTCATACTCTTAATTTCACACTTCTTTCACtcatactctcacacactcacaggtaCACACTCATTCTCATACTCTCACTCCTACTCTCACACACTTATAGGTACACTCACTCATGCTCATGAACACACTCTCTCATTcatactctcacacactgaTACTCACATGAACACACTCATTCATACTCTCACAGACTTGCTTGAACACACTCTTACTCTCACACTCATACTCTAACACACTCACATGAACACACTcaatctctcacacacttttAGGTACACTCATACTCATATGAACACACTTAttctcacactcactcatactctcacacactgaTACTCACATGAACACATTCATACTCACAGACTTGCTTGAACACACTCTTACTCACACTCATATGAGCACACTTAATTTCACACTcactcatactcacacacactcacaggaaCACAGTCagtctcacactctcacacacttatAGGTAGACTCATACGCTGATATTCACATGAACACACTCTAAatctcacactcactcatactctcacacactcacatgcataCGCTCCTAATCTCATAATTTCACACTCATACACGTGAACACACTcttactctcacacactcacacactgatactcacactcacactcactcatactCTTATACcgtcacactcacacactcacacactcttaaTCTCATACTCGTACACACTCAATCTCTCGtttgccctgtttagtaaatctggccctaaATGCAGAAGTTAAATATAGACTACAAGCATTCAGCATTTTTATATGTTGGATTTATGGATTTGACTGTTTATTATTGACTGGTCGTCTGTAGTAGTGCTAcggctaaatatatatatatatatattttaaaaatatatatatttcaaatatgaaaaatatatcttGCAGTCTGTATTTAGTTCAATCCAggaatatatttgtgtatatttagcatataagaaatgtatatgTCAGCTCTTTGATTCAGGCGTCTAAGATCTCGATGAAGATGAGTCCAGTGAGACGGTGCTAACGAGCCGTGACTCACGAGGTCTCTCTAAGATTCATATGTCAGGTGTGTTTTCAGGCTGAAGATCTGCTGAGGAACAGTCCTCCGAGTCAGACacgctttcatttatttactgccTGCACATCGGTGtcagatttaatatatatatgaaatattattattaattattaattaattaacagttGTTGTTTGTGGTACTATAggataattataattaaaaataaatattatttaataaaataatcctaatttaaaataatatataaaccatttttattttaataaattttttgatgaaaaaacataataaaatgttaatataataataataataataataataatagttatttaaatgtttattgtacATTGCATTAAtgttgcataataataataactgttaaaaatagtcataataattaatataataaatattttatacaattaaatatatgtaataatgtaaatgtaatgtacaaatacatgtcattaaaatatggccacaatttaattattaataattaatcattaaaaatattcttaaagtTTATGATGTATAGTTTTACAGTATATAGTATTGatcatttacagtaatatatgcttttatttcaataattattattattattattattatttactccaGTTATTGCTGAATCCTCTAAAGGCATCAGCTCTGAATGTCTGAAAGTCTTGACATTTAGCAGCGCATGAAGTCAATGACTCCATTAGATTTCTATTTGTTCAACATGCTCCGTGTTAATAATGCATGACCTGCAAAGGCCACCCAGACCTCCTCGCTGAGCGCTTCCTTCAAGAACGACGACAAGAAATCACAGACAGACACCAGACGTCTTGCGTTCAGTCGCCTGGCATCTCCATGCTGAACCGTGTAGAAGCTTAACtagaaaacagagagagagacggcgaGGAAGAACATCctgatgaggaggatgaggatgatgaggaggcTGAGATCAGCTCCAGACGTTCTCTCTCTGAACGCtcacatgtttatttaatgaggACAGAAATGAGGTTAGAATCACATTAACCTTTCAGACTCGGACTCCAAAACACCTCGAGATAAAAACTAGTGTCTGCTGCTTCCTGAGGGATCCTagtcataaaaactcatttatggccataaatatataataaaatagactTTAGACACGTTTCAGAGAGCTTTGTTTCAGATTCTCACCTGTATTATTACTCCGTGTTCTcttctttaaatatttgtgtttgtgttaatattattattgatatataaatatttcaaacatttttggtgcagaaattaataattaaaatgatcgacataataatcaaattaaattctgtaaatatattttttatttatttaattcaaagctATTTCAAACCTGCAAGATATTTTAGCATCTGATAAATCTAGAAAAAAGTCATGCgttaattcaatatattttattattttattactttccatacgatttaataaaacactttttatttttttttatttaagttgaTACAAgaatttaattcagtaaaataaatgatagagtaaatatttaattcaatcaTTTTATGGGTTTCGAGAGcctcatttaatttcatttaattttattttcttgctcGTTCGCATTTGTTTCActtgtttgtgttgtttattttttataaacccTGTTTCTGAACACTGAGGTatcaaaataagaaatatgatTATGAGGAAATATGAGGCGGCGAACGTGATCCgtgttttctgtttctgattCCTGCAGGAAGACGTAGAAGATGAAGGTAAGGACGAAGCAGTGCATCACCGGAGAGCTTTATGAGGCAGTGACCGTCTGACGTCtcttatgaaatatgaattatgaCGATGATGGGAACCTGCAGCTGAACCCGAAGCTCTGACTCAGCCTccgcaaaaacacaaacaccggCAGAAGATCGATAATCCAAAAACAGCCGGCAGAGAAAGGTCAGAGAGGCAGAAACACGGCAGGATGATCATATTCCTGCTGTTTTATGATCTCCTTCATCAGACGACCAGCACTCACCTGATCTCAGACGGACCCCGGACGGACCCGGATGGACCCGGAGACAACATTTACAGCCTTCCTCCAAATAACCTCACTCTGGAAAAACATTCTGCTCAGACTTTCTGTTTCTTGGATTAAAGTCTGTTTTGGAAaccaggcaaaaaaaaaaaaaaaaaactatgtgagaaatttttttttttattatcacagaaaatgttttctagTATGAATAGAATTAATAGGCGTTTACTTGAcaactaaaaaacatttaatgcttAATGCAAGTAAAAAGTGTGTGCTGATGTCTGGACgtcttaaatcaagatacacTTCCTGGAGCAggtcctgacggcacccattcacatccattactgagacactcTTCTATCAGATTATCTGAAGCTGATCGTTTACAgcactttttcatttctgagtaaactattgtttgattattttttttatttattttttgtgctaAATCCAAACAAGTTATTAGAGACTGACGACGACCAATTTTTTTAGCAATCGAcgtaaaaatttattttctttgaaagcAGTTATAACTCCAAAAGACTGATGcgttttttatttgtgtgtgtgtgtgtgtgtgtgtgtgtgtgtgtgtgtgtgtgtgtgtgtgtgtgtgtgtgtgtgtgtgtgtgtgtgagagtgtgagtgagtgtgtgtgtgtgtgtgtgtgtgtgtgtgtgtgtgtgtgtgtgtgtgtgtgtgtgtgtgtgtgtgtgtgaatgagtgtgagtgtgagtgtgtgtgtgtgtgtgacgtttAGCTGATGTTCAGACTGGATTGTTCTTAATGaacttcatcatcatcatcatcatcatcatcatcattttcaCACTCGTTTCTGCaattaaagaataattaaagATCTCACCAAAACACAGCTGAATCTGGCAAGTCCTGACAAGATCTTcaatactgtacacacacacacacacacacacacacacacacacacacacacacacacacacacacacacacacacacacacactcactcacacacacacacacacactcacactctcacacacacatactcacacacactcacacacgcacacacacactcacacacacacacacacacacacacacacacacacactcacacacacacacacacacacacacacacacacacacacacacacacacacacacacacacacacacacacacacacacacacacacacacacacacacacacacacacacacacacacacacacacacacacacacacacacacacacacacacacactcacacacacacacacacacacacacacacacacacacacacacacacacacacacacacacacacacacacacacacacacacacacacacacacacacacacacacacacacacacacacacacacacacacaca
This sequence is a window from Puntigrus tetrazona isolate hp1 unplaced genomic scaffold, ASM1883169v1 S000000528, whole genome shotgun sequence. Protein-coding genes within it:
- the LOC122334486 gene encoding uncharacterized protein LOC122334486 gives rise to the protein MSSEAREVLLEVYINGVLYSADSYSAFDDKDVQLELEITDAVYEPVGCSSSQEVEVRLQVLTNDQVSVRYYSPGEIRLEVQEDNVSVCEVNDLQLEMNRNEGISELTNPPLVIHHEDLNQLEENHPRESTAMQMFKKIKTFFKQMHPFDLRRNERSVGQPEVDLLDPEESCVPDPRAQEPEPKMDLVDTEQWFISERDLVVPPEMDLFLPPELDLVAVPELKLDVDDSKELQVIPKESTKATKIKEVASFVLTKEAEYVAVRNIQKISISAQPEMNLSVPKQEPEEDLVVYTKPKRGQIDSVELYPLGLCAQDLESEEYLVLPSEPKQGPVDSVALYPPALCVQESDSEEDLVDPPEPKLGLVDSVTLYPRGLCVQESDSEEDLVDPPEPKLGLVDSVTLYPRGLCVQESDSEEDLVDPPEPKLGLVDSVTLYPRGLCVQESDSEEDLVDPPEPKRSSVDLVELYPPGLCAQESESEEYFLVPSEPKQGLVDAVKLYSPGSIVPDPEHEYEWDLVDYVELYPAGPSVPKPDPDKYPDDPPERKLNVVDSLELCAWGSSFPEPQPEVNLFDSIELCAPGESVPNPYLERYVADLKQSEVESELLSLENYVPLNVFQLEQRLKNCKQQQSHVTNIWTRLFIGDEEIATDRDALREMCITHILNAAAPKKDLKYLLGRCSKDDVAGSVNTGSIYYRGLHINYYGLPTADRRCSDISKYFRPAAKFIDKALRKRANKVLICCKQGVEHSATLLLAYLMIYHDIMLEEAIDYVIKWRRIEPSRDFLEKLMLLNADLVQKRKLKLQDMKAGKKKKRWQLKKK